The window GCCAGAGGCGCTGGGGCAGCGAGAACTGGCGTTGCAGCACCAGGCCGGGCAGGGGTGTCAGCGGGATTTCGTATTCGTCGCGGATCGGCGGGGTCTGGGCCATGGCGGGATTCAGTAGGAAAAACGGACATCGCTGAAATTGAGGGTCGGCGCCGCTGCGCTGGCCGCATCGGACGGGCCGCCTTCATCGAAGAGCAGGCGGTGGATGCGCTGCGCGGTCTGCTGGAAACCCACACCCCCCAGGCTGGAGAGGTCGTACTGGTGGCTGTTGATCTCGGCGCGCACGCGACCTGGATGCGGGGAGAGCAGCAGGATGCGGTTGCCCACCACCAGCGCCTCTTCGATGGAGTGCGTCACGAACAGCAGGGTGAAGCGCACCTCGTCCCACAGCGCCAGCAATTCTTCCTGCATCTTGCGGCGGGTCAGCGCATCGAGGGCGGCGAAGGGCTCGTCCATCAGCAGCATCTTGGGTTGCATGGCCAGGGCGCGGGCAATGGCCACGCGCGCCTTCATGCCGCCGGACAGCGTATGCGGATAGGCATCGGCAAAGCGCGCCAGGCCGACCTTGTCCAGGTAGTGGCGGGCGCGCTCGGCGGCGTCACGCTTGCCCAGCGTGCGTGAGGCCAGCAGCGGGAACATCACGTTCTGCAGCACCGTCTTCCAGGGCGGCAGCTGGTCGAATTCCTGGAACACCACGATGCGGTCCGGCCCCGGCTGATGCAGCACCTGGCCGTCGAGCCGGATCTCGCCCGCAGCGGGCGGCAAGAAGCCGGCCACGGACTTCAGCAGGCTGGACTTGCCACAGCCCGAGGGACCCAGCAGCACGAAGCGGTCGGCCGGGTAGACGTCGAAGCTCACTTCGTGGGTGGCCTGGACGACCGCCGTGGCGCTGCGGTATTGCAGGCTCACGCGATCTACCTGCAGCAGCGGCGCTGGCAGGTCCTGCGCGGCCAGGCTGGTGATTTCATGGGTGCTGACATGCATGGCGGGTCTGCTTCCGAAGGTGAGGGACGGGCGTCTCAGCTGCCGCCCTGGACATGGGGATCGTCGAAGAAGTAGTCCTTCACCGAGGCCGGCTTGTTCTTGATGGCGCCCACGCGATGCATGAACTCGGCCAGGCCATAGGTGTTCTGCGGGGCGATCTTGAATTGCACTTCCGGGTTCTTGATGATCTGCAGCAGCAGCTTGCGGTCGGTGTTGCCCTTGTTGACCTTGAGGTAGATGTCGGCAGCCTTGTCCGGGTTGGCGCGGATGAAGCTGGCGGTTTCCTCCAGCGCATCCAGGAAAGCGCGGTAGGTCTTGGGATTGTCCTTGCGGAATTTCTCGGTGGCGTAGAGCACGGTGGCCGAGGACGGGCCGCCCAGCACGTCATAGGACTTCAGCACGATGTGCGCATTAGGATTGCCCGCCAGTTCCTGCTCCTGGAAGGGAGGATTGCCGAAGTGGCCGGTGATCTCGGTGCCGCCGCTGATGATGGCCGCGGTCGCATCCGGATGCGGTACGGCGATGCTGATCTTGTCCAGGCGGTTGTACTGGGCGTCGCCCCACAGCTTGGCCGAGGCCAGCTGCAACACGCGCGACTGCACCGACACCCCCACGGCGGGCAGGGCGATGCGGTCCTTGTCGCTGAAGTCGGCGATGGTCTTGACCTTGGGATTGTTGCTCACCAGGTAGTAGGGGAAGTTGCCCAGCGAGGCCGCGCCGCGCACGTTCTGCCGGCCATAGGTGCGGTCCCAGATGGTCAGCAGCGGCCCCACGCCGGCCCCGGCGATGTCGACCGAGCCCGACAGCAGGGCGTCGTTGATGGCCGAGCCGCCGGAGAGCTTGAGCCACTCCACCTTGATGTCCACGCCAGCGGCCTTGCCGTGCTTTTCGATCAGCTGCTGGTCCTGCGCCACGTTCAACAGCAGATAGACGATGCCGAACTGTTCGGCAATGCGCAGTTGCCCTTCGGCGCGCGCCATCAGCGGTGCGCCCAGCAGCGACAGGGCCAGGGTGGCGGTGAGCAGACGCCGCAGGCGTTCCTTGAAAGAGGGGAAGAGGGTCATGATGTCCTGTAGGGTAGGGCCGGCCGGGAATGGCTTAGAACCAGCTTGCGTGGTAACTGCAGTTCTTTATTCGTTCGGAGTATATAAAGGGCAGGGCGGAAAGAAAAACTCGATTACCGCATAACCATATGCGCCCGCCGTATAGCCGTGAAATCCAGTCTGGGTAAGGGTTTGCGGGGGAAATCGCGGTCTTCTGCGAGGGCGCGTCCGTAACCGTGACATTGCCCGGCTGTCAAGTTCGGCGAGGTGAGGAAGAGGCAGCGGCGCAACGTCAGGGGTGCGTCAGCGGCAATTTGAGCGCACTGCGGGTAGAGTGCGATAAAGTACGCCTCCTGCCCGGACAGACGGCTGATCACCCCCCTTGGTGATCTCTTCTGCTGCCAGAGCCCTGTCCGCCGGCACTCATTTGAAGAAGCAAAGGGAGCAAGATGAGTTCATCTCACACCAATCCAAGCCTTTCCCTCCGGTCGAGCAAATTCCACCTGATTACCCTGGCGGCGCTGGGCGTGGTGTTCGGCGATATCGGAACCAGCCCGCTGTACGCATTGAAGGAATGTTTCAGTCCCGACCACGGCATTGCCTTTTCCCCGGGCGCGGTGCTGGGCATCATCTCGATGCTGTTCTGGTCCATCTCCATCGTGGTGACCATCAAGTATGTGATGTTCGTGCTGCGCGCCGACAACAATGGCGAAGGCGGCGTGCTGGCGCTGATGGCGCTGTCGCTGCGCTCGGCGCTATCGGGCTCGCCGCGCGCCAAGCTGCTGATGATGCTGGGCGTCTTCGGCGCCTGCATGTTCTATGGCGACGTGGTGATCACGCCGGCCATCTCGGTGCTCTCGGCGGTGGAAGGGCTGGAGATCGCTGCCCCCCAGACGGCCCATGCGGTCATTCCGCTCACGCTGGTGATCGTGGTGATCCTGTTCCTGATCCAGCGGCATGGCACCAGCGTGGTGGGCCGTTTCTTCGGGCCGGTGATGTTCCTGTGGTTCTTCTCGCTGGCCTTGCTGGGGCTGTACAACATCGTCAAGGCTCCCGAAGTGCTGGTGGCCATCAATCCCTACTACGCCGTGCACTTCATGGCCGAGCATTCGCTGCAGGCCTTTATCGTCCTGGGCTCGGTGGTGCTGGTGCTGACCGGGGCCGAGGCCCTGTATGCCGACATGGGCCACTTCGGCATCAAGCCGATCCGTTATGCCTGGCTCTTCACGGTCATGCCTTCGCTGCTGATCAACTACTTCGGCCAGGGCGCCAACCTGATCGCCAATCCGGATGCGATCAAGAACCCCTTCTACCTGATGATCCCCGATCCGCTGGTGCTGCCCATGGTGGTGCTGGCCACCTGCGCCACGGTGATCGCGTCGCAGGCGGTGATCTCGGGCGCCTTCTCGCTGACCAGCCAGGCCATCCTGCTGGGCTTCGTGCCGCGCATGCGCATCCTGCACACCTCGGAGGATGAGCAGGGTCAGATCTACATCCCGCTGATCAACTGGATGCTGCTGGTGGTGGTGGTGGCCGTGGTGCTGGCCTTCAAGAAATCCGACAACCTGGCAGCAGCCTATGGCGTGGCCGTGACCACCACCATGGTGATCACCACCATGCTGCTGGGCGTGGTGATGCGGCATATCTGGAAGTGGCGCATGCCGGCCGTGGTGGCCGCCATCAGCTGCTTCCTGGTGGTGGATGTGGCCTTCTTCGCGGCCAACCTGTTGAAGCTGACCGAGGGCGGCTGGTTCCCGCTGGTCATCGGTGGTGCGGCCTTCTTCCTGCTGATGACCTGGTACTCGGGCCGCATGCTGCTGCGCATGCGCATCAAGGATGACGGTATCCCCATCGAGCCCTTCATCGAAGGCCTGCTGGCCCATCCCCCGCATCGCGTGGGCGGCACCGCCGTCTTCATGACCGGCAATATCGCTACCGTGCCGGTGGCGCTGCTGCACAACCTGAAGCACAACCGCATCCTGCATGAGCGTGTGTTCTTCCTCAAGATCAGCATCTGGGACGTGCCTTACGTGGCCGACAGCGAGCGCCTCACCATGAAGGAGCTGGGCGGCGACGTCTACCTGCTGCGTGCGGCCTTCGGCTTCAAGGAAGCGCCGGAAGTGCAGAAGGTCATGACCTTGACCGAGCAACAGTTCGGCCATCACTTCGACCTGATGGATACGTCCTTCTTCCTGGCGCGCGACACCGTGGTGCCGAGCAAGCTGCTGGGCATGTCGCTGTGGCGCGAGCGCCTGTTTGCGTGGATGTACCAGAACGGCGCCAAGCCTTCGGACTTCTTCCACATCCCCGCCAACCGGGTGGTGGAGCTGGGGACCAAGGTCGAGATCTGATCGCGACGAGGCCCTCTGCCAGTCCCGCATGAGGATGCCGTCCAGCCGCGCGCTGGACGGCATTTTTCTTTTCCGCCACGATGTGCGGCAGTGCGGCGGGCATTCTGCCGGGCTTGGGGATAAGATAGCCCCATCCACATTGACAGCAGAGGCAGCCTCACGAGGGCTGGCACATCATGGTCAAGTACATCGGTACCCGCGATCTGCAGGCCTATCTGGCCACCCATCCCTTGCCCCAGGTCATCGGCGGCATGCTTGCCTACCTGCATCACGATTACCTGCGCTGGCGCGAGTTCGACAAGACCGCCCGTGTGGCCAGCCACTCGGCGCAGGGAGTGATCGAGCTCATGCCCATTTCCGATGGGCGCCTGTATTGCTTCAAGTATGTCAATGGACATCCCGCCAACACCGCCCAGGGTTTGCTGACGGTGACGGCCTTCGGCGTGCTGGCCGATGTGGCCAGCGGCTATCCGCGCCTGCTCTCGGAACTGACGCTGACGACGGCCTTGCGCACGGCGGCCACCTCGGTGCTGGCGGCGCGGCAGATGGCGCGCTCCGACAGCCGGGTCATGGCCGTCATCGGCAACGGTGCGCAGTCCGAATTCCAGATACTGGCCTTCCATCACCAGATGGGCATCGAGGTAGTGCGCCTGTACGATACCGACCCCGCCGCCACCGCCAGGCTCATGCGCAATCTGCGCGCCTGCAGCGGCCTGCAGCTGATCCCTTGCGCCAGTGCTGCCGAGGCCGTGCGCGGCGCCGATATCGTCACCACCCTTACCGCCGACAAGCGGCGCGCCTGCATCATCAGCCCGGCCATGCTGGAAGCGGGCATGCATCTCAATGCGGTGGGCGGGGATTGTCCCGGCAAGACCGAGCTGCATGCCGATGTGCTCAAGGCAGCGCGGGTGGTGGTGGAATTCGCGCCGCAATCACGCATCGAAGGGGAGGTGCAGCAGATGCCCGCGGATTTTCCCGTGACCGAACTGTGGCAGGTACTGGCGGGACACGCGCCCGGTCGCAGCAGTGCTGCGGAGGTGACGGTCTTTGATTCGGTCGGCTTTGCGCTGGAGGATTTCGCGGCGCTGCGCTATCTCGACGAGCAGGTCGATGCCCGCTTCACGCGGCAGCTCGACCTGATCCCCGCCATGGACGATCCCAAGGACCTCTACGGTCTGGCCGTCCCGGCCACCCTCTGGAAGGAGCAGGCGAACGCATGAACAAGCAAGCGATGAACAGGATCAGGATGATGGGCGCGCCCACCGACGTGGGCGCCAGCCGGCGCGGGGCATCGATGGCCCCGGCGGCCTTGCGCGTGGCCGAATTGCAGCGCGGTCTGCAGCAGCACGGGCTGGATGTCATCGATGGCGGCGACCTGGCCGGACCGGCCAATCCGCAGCAGCCGCCGGTGCAGGGATTGCGCCACCTGGAACAGGTGGTGCAATGGAACCAGACGGTCCATGAGGCCGTGGCGCAATGCCTGGCGGACGGCGAGCTGCCGCTGCTCATGGGCGGCGACCATGCGCTGGCGGTCGGTTCGATTGCCGCCGTGGCGGCGCATTGCCGCAGCCAGGGCAAGGAGCTGCGCGTCCTGTGGCTGGACGCCCACGCCGACGCCAACACCAGCCAGTCCACCCCGACCGGCAATATCCACGGCATGCCGGTGGCCTGCCTGCTGGGGGTAGGACCGGCGGCGCTGACGGCCATCGGCGGCCAGACGCCGGCCTTGCAGCCGCAGCAGATCTGCCAGGTCGGCATTCGCAGCGTCGACCGCGAAGAGAAGCGCCATCTGCGCGAACTGGGTGTGCGGGTGTTCGACATGCGCCACATCGACGAATACGGCATGCGCCAGACCATGGAAGAGGCGCTGGCCGGCGTGGGGCCGCAGACCCATCTGCATGTGAGTTTCGATGTGGATTTCCTGGACGCCGCGCTGGCCCCGGGTGTGGGTACTGCGGTGCCGGGTGGTCCCACCTACCGGGAAGCGCAGCTGTGCATGGAAATGATCGCCGACACCGGCGCGCTGGCCTCGCTGGACGTGATGGAACTCAATCCCGCCTGCGATGTGCGCAACCAGACTGCCGAACTGGTGGTGGACCTGGTGGAAAGCCTGTTCGGGAAATCCACACTGATTCGCTGAAGCCTGCAATTCGAGGTTGAAGGATTGCGGACAATGCCGGATCATTCAGGGTTTTTCCGCGTGCGGCGGGAGGGGCCAGGGCAAGCGCCGGCCATTCTCGCCAGCCAGGAACGGGTTCCCTGCGGGACCGCAGCGAAGGTGCGCACGCATCTTGCTCTCCTGCTTCATCCTCCATCAGAAAGAAGACATCATGTCCCTCAAGAAATTGTTGACCACCGCCGCCAGCGCGCTGGCCCTGTCCTGCGCCGCCGGTACTGCCCTGGCGGCTGACCAGACCTATGTGGTGGGCGCCGGCGGCACCTACCGTCCCTTCGAATTCGAAACCCCGAAGAAGGAACTGGTGGGCTTCGACATCGACCTCATCAAGGCCATCTCGCAGGCCTCCAACTTCAAGATCCAGCTGGTGAGCACCCCCTGGGAAGGCATCTTCGCTACCCTCGGCCAGGGTGATCGCGACATCATCATCTCCGGCATCACCATCACCGACAAGCGCGCCCAGATGGTGGACTTCTCGCTGCCTTACTTCCCGGCCGAGCAGGTCATCATCACCAACGCCGACGCCAAGATCACGTCGCTGTCGGACCTGAAGAAGACCCAGGTGGCCGTGGTCAATTCCACCGCCGGTGACATCGTTGTCTCCGAAGAACTGGGCAAGGCCAGCACCGCCATCCACCGCTTCGACAATACCGTGCTGATGCTGGAAGAACTGTATCGCGGCGGCGTCGATGCGGCCGTGGGGGATGTGGGCGTGATCAAGTTCTACATCAAGAGTCATCCCGAGAAGAAGTTCAAGGTGGTGGGTGACAGCAAGTTCGTGCGCCAGTACTTCGGCATCGCCGTCAAGAAGGGCAACAAGGAACTGCTGGACAAGATCAACGCCGGCCTGAAGAAGATCGTGGCCGATGGCACTTATGCCAAGATCTACAAGACCTGGTTCGACGGCGACGTGCCGACCCTGCCGCTGAAGTAAGCATGACACGCGCCACGCCGCAGCCGGCATGGCGTACTCCTGATGACGGCTGCTGGCGTATGTTGACGTATGCGGCAGCCGTTTTCCCTCCGCTGCTCTGCTCACCCCCTGACAGACTACACAATCCGTTTGAACGGACTCTCATCATGAATTCCTTCTTCCAATGGGAAATCATCGGCGAATACCTGCCCCTGTTCGTCGAAGGCACCTGGATGACCCTCAAGGCCGCGATCATCTGCGTCATCGCCGGCACCTGCTGGGGCCTGGTGCTGGGCGTCGGCCGCCTGGCCGAAGCGCGCCATGGTTTCTGGAAATATTTCCTCTGCTACTGCGTGCAGTGGCCGATCCGCTTCTATGTCAGCTTCTTGCGCGGCACGCCCTTGTTCGTGCAGATCCTGCTGATCCACTTCGCCCTCATGCCCATGCTGATCAATCCCAGCGGCGGCCTGATCCTGTCGGGCGACCTGGCGCGCGAGATCCGCTCGCACTACGGCGCGTTCGCCTCGGCGGTGCTGGCCATCACGCTCAATTCGGGCGCCTATGTGTCGGAAATCTTCCGCGCCGGCATCCAGTCCATCGATCGCGGCCAGAGCGAGGCTTCGCGTTCGCTGGGCATGAGCTACCTGGCCACCCTGCGCCGCGTGGTGTTGCCGCAGGCCTTCCGCCGCATGCTGCCGCCGCTGGGCAACAATGCGATTGCCATCGTCAAGGATTCCTCGCTGGCCTCGGCCATCGGGCTGGCCGAACTGGCCTATGCGGCGCGCACGGTCTCTGGCGCCTATGCGCGCTACTGGGAACCTTACCTCACCATCTCGGTGATCTATTGGCTCATCACGCTGGCGCTGTCGGCGCTGGTGCGCCATCTGGAAGCGCGTTACGGCAAGGGAGATGCACGATGAGCACGATGATCAAGGTCAACCAACTCCAGAAACGCTTCGGCCAGGCCCACATCCTGCGCGGCATCGATTGCGAGATCCGCGCCCGCGAAGTGGTGTGCGTGATCGGCCCCTCGGGCTCGGGCAAGAGCACGTTCCTGCGTTGTCTCAATGGCCTGGAAGAAGTCAGCGACGGCGACATCTTCATCGAAGGCGTCAAGCTCAATGACCCCAAGGTCAACCTCAATGCCTTGCGCGCCGAGCTGGGCATGGTGTTCCAGCGCTTCAACCTGTTCCCGCACATGACGGTGCTGGAAAACCTGATCATGGCGCCCATGCAGGTCAAGAAGCTGTCCCGCCGCGAGGCCGTGCTGGTGGCCGAGAAGCTGTTGCAGAAGGTGGGCCTGCTGGACAAGATCGACGCCTTCCCCAACCAGCTCTCGGGCGGCCAGCAGCAGCGTGTGGCCATTGCGCGGGCGCTGGCGATGGAACCCAAGGTGATGCTGTTCGATGAACCGACCTCGGCGCTGGATCCGGAACTGGTCGGTGAGGTGCTCACCGTCATGAAGCAGTTGGCTGAAGAAGGCATGACCATGGTGGTGGTCACGCACGAGATGGGCTTTGCCCGCGAGGTGTCGGACCGCGTCTTGTTCATCGACCAGGGCGTCATCATGGAAGAAGGGCCGCCGCAGCAGGTGCTGGGGGACCCGCATCATGAACGCACGCGCGATTTCCTGCGCAAGGTGCTGTAAGCGTCAGCGCCGATGAGAAACGCCGGGATCACTCCCGGCGTTTTTCATGGTGCTTGCGGCTCAGTGGTGCGTACCCAGCACGATGGTCCCGGCCACGATCACCACGCCCGACAGTACGCGCCGCAGCGTGAGCCGTTCTCCCAGGAACAGCGCGCCGATCAGCAGGGCAAACAGCACCGAGGTTTCCCGCAGGGCCGAGACCATGCCCATGGGCGCCAGCGTCACGGCCCAGATCACGATCCCGTAGGCCAGCAGCGACATCACGCCCCCGCCCAGTCCGGTCCAGGTCTCGCGCCTTCCCAGCGCGATCGGCCAGCGGCCATGCCGGCGCTGGTAGATCACGGCCAGCGCAATGCTGTCCAGCACGAACAGCCAGCCGGCATAGCTCATGGCGTCGCCCGCCAGGCGCGCTCCGATGCCATCGGTGATGGTGTAGGCGGCTATGAAGGCGCCGGTGGCGAAGGCGGCCAGCGGCCCGGCAAGATGTTCACGACTGCGCATGGCGCGCAGGTCGGCCAGGCTGACGATGCCCAGCGAGACCAGCAGGATGCCGATGACCGTGTACAGTCCCAGCTGCTCGCCGGCGAACACGGCCGCACCCAGCGCCACCAGCAGCGGCGAGGAACCGCGCGCAATCGGATAGGACTGGCCGAAGTCGCCAATCCGGTAGGCACGGATCAGGAACAGGTTGTAGCCGGTGTGCAGCAGGCCGGAGAGGATGATGTAGAACCAGCTGGCCGGTTCCGGCCAGGGCCGCCACAGGATCAGCGGGATCGCGCCGATGCCCGCACCCAGGGTCATCAGCGCCAGCGAGGCCAGGCGGTCATGGCTGCTCTTGAGCAGTGCATTCCAGGACGCGTGCAGCAGGGCTGCCGCCAGCACCAGGGCGATGACAGCGATGTTCATGCGGTGCGCACCGCATCCAGATCGGCCTGGCAACGCCAGAGCGCGTGACCGGAGGCCAGGTACTTGCGTTCGAACGGAGTGATGGGGCGCTCGGGCCTCCACGCTTCGGCCTGGATGCGCTGTCCGCTCAGCTGGCTCAGGGCGGCAGCGAATTCCTCGACATAGATGCGCCAGTTGCTGCGGCACTCGATCTGGCCGCCCAGCGCGACGATGGCGGGAAAGACCGCGTGACCCTGCCAGCGCCGCGCCAGGTGGCCGATCTTGGGCCAGGGATTGGGATAGAGCAGGTAATGCCGGGCTGGACGTACGCCCGCCTGCAAGGCCAGCCGCCAGTAATCGACCAGGTCGGCGCGCACGAAGCAGAGGTTCGCTGGTTCCGGGCCATCCCAATGGGTATGGCGCGCCAGCCGGTCGGCGGACTGGTCGATACCGATGACGAAGTGATCCGGATGCTGGCTCGCCAGGTGCAAGGTGGACAATCCGACGCCGCAGCCGGTGTCCAGGATCAGCGGCGCCTGGCCGGCCACGCGCCAGGCGTCCATGCTGGCCTCGAAGGCGCGCAGGTTGTAGTCAGCGACGGGCTTCCTGAAAGGATGGGCGGCGTGGCGCGCTACCAGGCTGGCCAGCTGTTCATGCACGCCGGTCTGGGCGCTGCTGATGGGAGACGAATTCACGGAGCGGAGAATGGACGGCAAACCGCCATTTTAACGGACGATGCCGACAGTTCGCCGTCCTGCTGCTGATGCCAAAAAAAAACGCCGCGCTGGGTGCGCGGCGTGTCTGACGAAGACGTGCAGGCATGTCAATGCAGCGTCATCGGATGGCGCATCATCACATCGTAGCGGCTCAGGAAGTTGTCGATGTCTTCCATGGTGGGCTCGGAGGCAATCAGTTCCTGGACATCCTTGCGGAACAGCTCGGCGGCCGGGCCGTCGATGTAGATCTCGCGCTGACCGGACTTGTCCATGATCTCGTAGCCACCGAAACGCAGGGCTTCGTGATCGGTATCGGCACCGAATTCGACGACGCTATACTGCTCGCTGTTGTAGATCAGGTTCATAGTGACTCCTTATGCTGGAATACTGCTTCGAAAAGGAAGTGGCGCCTTCACCAAGAATTTCAAGACCCTGAAGGGCCGCGCCGCATGTGCATCTCTGCTACCTCGATACAGCTCCCGCTTTGAACGCCCACGTGGCGGGCGCCCCTGATACTGGTTACGGCAGGGCCGGACGGAACTTTTGGGCGGCCTGCCATTTCCTTTGCTGCCATGTCACCTGCCAAGAGTAGATGAAATCCTTTCCTGGAAGTTCATCGACCCGCGCCGGCCAGGCTGCGCATTGCAGCAGGGCAAGCCGGTATGTGTCCAGAATGCCGCGATGGGCGGCGGATGACTATCAGGAAATTTCTGACGGATGACGTGCAGGCCAAAAACAAACGGGACCGTGAAGGTCCCGTTTGTTTTTGTGAGCTTGCTGTCGCGCTCAGTGGCGCTCAGTGATTCTTGCGCGCCAGCTTGCCCGGTTCCACGCCGAGCTGCTTGAGCTTGCGGTAGAGGTGGGTGCGTTCCAGGCCGGTACGTTCGGCCACGCGGGTCATGCTGCCGTTTTCGCGCACCAGGTGGTACTCGAAATAGGCGCGCTCGAAGGCGTCGCGCGCTTCCCGCAGCGGCAGGTCGAAGGAGATGTTGGCGGCATTGTCGGCGACCTGGCCGAAGGGCGTGCTGGCCGTCGTCCCATGGTGTAACGGTTCGCCGCCCAGGGCCGGCGCATAGGCCGCCACCGGGGCCGCGTGTTCAGGGGTATGCAGACCGTCGGCGGCGCCGTTGACCACGGCGGCCACGGGCGCCGGCCGGTAGCCGGCCGGGCGCACCGCTTCGCGGCTGTGCGACAGGCCTTGCTGCACGGCCTTGAGCAGCTTCTGCAGGGCGATCGGCTTTTCCAGGAAATTGAGTGCGCCGATGCGGGTGGCTTCGACGGCGGTGTCGATGGTGGCGTGGCCGGACATCATGATGACCGGCATGGTCAACAGGCCATCGCGCTGCCACTCCTTCAACAGCGTCACGCCGTCGGTGTCGGGCATCCAGATATCGAGCAGCACGAGGTCGGGGACGCCGGCCTGGCGAAGCTCACGTGCCTGCTGCGCGTTTTCCGCAGTGGTCACGACATGTCCCTCATCGCCCAGAATTTCTGAGAGCAATTCGCGGATACCCATTTCGTCATCGACGACCAGGATGTTAGCCATGTGCTGCTTTCCTCGCTGCTAGTTCATTGTCCAAGTGTTCGATCCCTTCCGGCCGGTCTGCCCGATGCTGTGAGCGCCTGGATGAACTGCCGGTTCCCCCGCCTAGTGCCTTCGAATCTTGAGTCGTGTCGCATTTATTCAACAGATGCTAACTTTACCAGCAAAATTACAATTTTTGCGCCTCTCCCATCGGTACGGTTCTGGATATCGATGCGGCCACCATGTTCTTCGACGATTTTCTTCACCATCGCCAGTCCCAGACCGGTCCCTTTGCTCTTGGACGTGACATAGGGTTCGAAGGCGCGCGCCAGGATCTTGGCCGAAAAACCAGGGCCATTGTCCATGATCGACAGGCGCACCGCCGGCTGGCGCTGGCCATCGGCGCCGGCAATGTCGATCTGTTCGGTCAGCACGTCGATGCGCGGCGCCACCTCGCCTTCGTCGGCGACGGCGTCCTGGGCATTCTGCAGCAGGTTGTGGATGACCTGGCGCAACTGGGTGGCGTCGCCCATGACCTTGGCCATGGAGGGCGCCAGGCGGGCGTGGATGGCGTCGCGGCCGTCGCCGGCCAGGTAGAGGTTGAGGATTTCCTCGATCAGTGCATTGAGGTCCAGCGCGACCGGCTTGGCCGGCGGCGTGCGGGCGTAGTCGCGGAAATCGTCCACCATGCGCTTCATGGCCGTGACCTGGTTGACGATGGTGGTGGTGCCTTTGTCCAGGATGGCGGCGTCGGCCGGCATGAGCTTGTCCGACAGGCGATGCTGCAGGCGTTCGGCCGAGAGCTGGATGGGCGTGAGCGGGTTCTTGATCTCGTGCGCCAGGCGGCGCGCCACTTCGCCCCAGGCAATGGAGCGCTGGGCCGAGATGACGTTGCTGATGTCATCGAACACCACCACATAGCCCACGCCGTTTTCCACCGGCAGGTGCGAGCCGCGCGCCAGCAGGGTCAGCTTGTCGTGGTCAGGCTTGCCGCCTTGCTCGTCGTCGCTGTCGAGCATCGCGCCGGGCTGGCGCGAGAGTTCGAACTGGCGCTGCCAGTGCAGCCCGTCCGGGGTGGAATCGCTGCTGTGCTGGGCCAGTTGTTCGGAGAAGGCGCGGATGACCGCCTGGGCGAACGGCGCCTGCGCCTCGATGGTCTGCAGCGGCGTGCCGATATCGGCCGAGAAGTCGTGGCCCAGGATGCGGCGCACCGAGTCGTTGGCGCTGAGGATGTTGAATTGGCCATCCAGCACCATCACCCCGGCTGACATATTGGCCAGCACGGACTCCAGGTAGGCCTTGGCGTTTTCCAGCTCGGCCCGGTTCTTTTCCACCGAGGTGCGCGCCTCCAGCAGCTGGCGCGTCATGATGTTGAAGGACTGGGTCAGCGTGCCCAGTTCATCGGAGGTGCTCACGATGGGCCGGGGCGAGAGATTGCCTTCGGCCACCGCCTTGGTCCCTTCGGCCAGCAGCAGCAGCGGCTTGGCCAGGTCGCTGGCGATCAGGAAGGCGC is drawn from Herbaspirillum seropedicae and contains these coding sequences:
- a CDS encoding sensor histidine kinase encodes the protein MSRTLRYLLVVGGGVISILLFLLASASENSALFEQHYPWLLFLNGLAAISLLGLVLLLLGRLYKRYRRGKFGSRLLARLVLMFALVGILPGAVIYLMSVQFVSRSIESWFDVRMEAALESGLNLGRNALDSSLSDLVSRARGMAQELSDMSDSEQVTYLSRQRDQNMEITIVNGSGQVMSTVGGSIGSLTPILPSTQAMRQARVSRAFSAVESDDSRPASGQSDSDGNLRLHVVVLVPAPSRALALQGETRYLQILQPVPDYLASNAETLRLAYNEYQQRSVSRSGLRKIYLVTLTLTLLLAIFAAIASAFLIASDLAKPLLLLAEGTKAVAEGNLSPRPIVSTSDELGTLTQSFNIMTRQLLEARTSVEKNRAELENAKAYLESVLANMSAGVMVLDGQFNILSANDSVRRILGHDFSADIGTPLQTIEAQAPFAQAVIRAFSEQLAQHSSDSTPDGLHWQRQFELSRQPGAMLDSDDEQGGKPDHDKLTLLARGSHLPVENGVGYVVVFDDISNVISAQRSIAWGEVARRLAHEIKNPLTPIQLSAERLQHRLSDKLMPADAAILDKGTTTIVNQVTAMKRMVDDFRDYARTPPAKPVALDLNALIEEILNLYLAGDGRDAIHARLAPSMAKVMGDATQLRQVIHNLLQNAQDAVADEGEVAPRIDVLTEQIDIAGADGQRQPAVRLSIMDNGPGFSAKILARAFEPYVTSKSKGTGLGLAMVKKIVEEHGGRIDIQNRTDGRGAKIVILLVKLASVE